The proteins below are encoded in one region of Pelecanus crispus isolate bPelCri1 chromosome 4, bPelCri1.pri, whole genome shotgun sequence:
- the PCDH18 gene encoding protocadherin-18, whose product MHRVGSKMHFIFIFALVIVSFNKAVLGKNLKYRIYEEQRVGSVIARLSDDVADVLLKMPNPSSVRFRAMQRGNSPLLVVREDNGEISIGAKIDREQLCQKNLNCSIEFDVITLPTEHLQLFHVEVEVLDINDNSPQFSRALIPIEISESAAVGTRIPLDSAFDPDVGDNSLHTYSLSANDFFSIEVRTRTDGAKYAELIVVRELDRELKSSYELQLTASDKGVPQRSGSSLLKISISDSNDNSPVFEQQSYIIQLLENSPIGTLLIDLNATDPDEGANGKVVYSFSSHVSAKIIETFKIDSEKGHLTLLKQVDYEVTKSYEIDAQAQDLGPNSIPAHCKIIIKIVDVNDNRPEINLNLMSPEKEEVAYISEGSPLDTFVALVRVQDKDSGVNGEIVCKLHGHGHFKLQKTYENNYLILTNATLDREKRSEYSLTVIAEDKGTPSLSTVKHFTVQISDENDNPPRFQTNRYEVVILENNSPGAYITSVTATDPDLGDNGQVTYTILESYVLGSSITTYVTIDPSNGAIYALRTFDHEEVNQIAFMVQARDGGSQQLVSNTTVVLTIIDENDNAPVIVGPALRNSTAEISIPKDAGIGFLVTRVRATDRDSGMNSELSCSIAADKENSIFVMDPKTCDISINVSVESVPAKQWEFFVIVQDKGSPQLSTKALLKCTVFEYVYSFASTEATLVSQPSLDVSMITIISLGSICAVLLVIMVIFATRCNREKKDNRSYNCRVAESTYQHHPKRPSRQIHKGDITLVPTVNGTLPIRSHHRASPSSSPTLERGQMSSRQSHHSHQSLNSLVTISSNHVPENFSLELTHATPAVEQVSQLLSMLHQGQYQPRPSFRGNKYSRSYRYALQDMDKFSLKDSGRGDSEAGDSDYDLGRESPIDRLLGEGFSDLFLTDGRIPAAMRLCTEECRVLGHSDQCWMPPLPSPSSDYRSNMFIPGEEFQSPQQQLQLQQQQQQQQQQQGLEEDPQPADASQKKKSFSTFGKDCQSEEESGDTCTASLLSEMSSVFQRLLPPSLDAYTECSEVDRSNSLERRKGHLPAKTVNYPQGVAAWAASTHFQNPASNGPALGTHSSAQPSSKWLPAMEEIPENYEEDDFDNVLNHLSDGKHELMDASELVAEINKLLQDVRQN is encoded by the exons ATGCACCGAGTCGGCAGTAAAATGCACTTTATATTCATTTTTGCACTGGTGATAGTATCTTTCAATAAGGCTGTGCTGGGCAAGAATTTGAAATACAGGATTTATGAGGAGCAGAGAGTCGGATCGGTAATTGCAAGACTATCGGACGATGTAGctgatgttttattaaaaatgcctAACCCTTCCTCGGTTCGTTTTCGAGCCATGCAGAGGGGGAATTCTCCCTTGCTCGTAGTCCGTGAGGATAATGGAGAGATCAGCATAGGAGCTAAAATTGACCGGGAACAACTCTGCCAGAAAAACTTAAACTGCTCCATAGAGTTTGATGTGATCACTCTGCCCACTGAACATCTGCAGCTTTTCCATGTGGAAGTTGAAGTGCTGGATATCAATGACAACTCTCCCCAGTTTTCCCGAGCCCTTATCCCTATCGAAATATCAGAGAGTGCAGCCGTAGGAACCCGGATCCCTTTGGACAGCGCTTTTGATCCAGATGTAGGGGACAACTCCCTTCACACTTACTCCCTTTCCgcaaatgatttttttagtaTCGAGGTGAGAACCAGGACTGATGGTGCTAAGTATGCAGAGCTGATCGTGGTTAGAGAGCTGGACCGGGAGTTGAAGTCAAGTTACGAACTCCAACTCACTGCGTCAGATAAAGGGGTGCCTCAGAGGTCTGGATCGTCCCTCctgaaaataagcatttctgATTCCAATGACAACAGCCCTGTTTTCGAGCAACAGTCGTATATAATCCAACTCTTGGAAAATTCACCGATTGGGACTTTGCTCATAGACCTCAATGCTACTGATCCAGATGAGGGCGCTAATGGTAAAGTCGTGTACTCTTTCAGTAGTCATGTGTCTGCCAAAATTATAGAGACTTTCAAGATAGATTCAGAAAAAGGACATCTGACCCTCCTGAAGCAGGTGGACTATGAAGTAACCAAATCCTATGAAATTGATGCTCAGGCTCAAGATTTGGGGCCAAACTCTATTCCAGCTCACtgcaaaattataattaaaattgTGGATGTGAATGACAACAGACCCGAAATTAACTTGAACCTGATGTCcccagagaaagaagaggtagCTTACATTTCTGAAGGGTCACCCCTGGACACTTTTGTTGCTCTGGTCAGAGTGCAAGACAAGGACTCTGGCGTGAACGGAGAGATAGTTTGCAAGCTCCATGGTCATGGCCACTTTAAACTTCAAAAGACTTATGAAAATAACTATTTAATCTTGACTAATGCCACTCTGGATAGGGAGAAGAGATCTGAATACAGCTTGACTGTAATAGCGGAGGACAAGGGAACGCCAAGTCTCTCCACAGTGAAACACTTTACTGTCCAAATCAGTGATGAAAATGACAACCCACCCCGCTTCCAGACAAACAGATACGAGGTTGTTATCTTGGAAAATAACTCTCCGGGAGCGTACATCACATCAGTCACAGCCACAGACCCAGATCTAGGCGACAACGGGCAGGTGACCTACACTATTTTGGAGAGCTATGTTTTGGGAAGTTCTATAACCACCTATGTGACCATCGATCCCTCCAACGGGGCGATATATGCCCTGCGAACCTTTGATCATGAAGAAGTAAATCAAATTGCCTTTATGGTTCAAGCTAGGGATGGAGGGAGTCAGCAGCTTGTTAGCAATACCACAGTTGTACTAACCATCATCGACGAAAATGACAATGCTCCTGTCATTGTGGGGCCAGCGCTACGcaacagcacagcagaaatCTCAATCCCTAAAGATGCTGGAATTGGCTTTCTCGTCACCAGGGTAAGGGCTACAGATAGAGACTCTGGTATGAACTCTGAACTCAGCTGCTCCATAGCAGCTGACAAGGAAAACAGCATCTTTGTGATGGATCCCAAAACTTGTGACATCTCTATCAATGTGAGTGTTGAATCAGTTCCAGCAAAACAATGGGAGTTTTTCGTGATAGTCCAGGATAAAGGTAGTCCTCAGCTTAGTACTaaagcacttctgaaatgtaCTGTTTTTGAGTATGTTTATTCGTTTGCAAGCACAGAAGCAACTTTGGTAAGCCAGCCCTCCCTGGATGTCTCCATGATAACGATTATATCCTTAGGATCAATATGTGCCGTGTTGTTGGTCATTATGGTTATCTTTGCTACAAGATGTAATCGAGAGAAGAAGGACAACAGGTCCTACAACTGTCGCGTGGCGGAATCGACCTACCAGCACCACCCAAAACGACCCTCAAGACAGATCCACAAAGGGGACATTACATTAGTGCCAACAGTTAACGGCACTTTACCCATCAGATCTCACCACAGAGCTTCTCCATCATCATCTCCGACCCTGGAAAGGGGACAGATGAGCAGCCGGCAGAGCCACCACAGCCACCAATCGCTGAACAGCCTGGTGACAATCTCCTCTAACCACGTGCCTGAAAATTTCTCCCTGGAACTCACCCATGCTACCCCGGCTGTTGAG CAGGTTTCTCAGCTTCTCTCAATGCTTCACCAGGGCCAGTATCAACCAAGGCCAAGTTTTCGAGGAAACAAGTATTCCAGAAGCTACAG GTATGCCCTACAAGATATGGATAAATTCAGCTTGAAAGACAGTGGCCGGGGTGATAGTGAAGCTGGAGACAGCGATTATGATTTGGGGAGAGAGTCTCCAATTGACAGACTTCTTGGGGAAGGATTCAGTGACCTTTTCCTTACAGATGGGAGAATTCCTGCAG cAATGCGGCTGTGCACGGAGGAGTGCAGGGTTCTGGGGCACTCCGACCAGTGCTGGATGCCGCCGttgccctctccctcctccgATTACAGAAGTAACATGTTCATCCCTGGGGAGGAGTTCCAGtcgccccagcagcagctgcagctgcagcagcagcagcagcagcagcagcagcagcagggcctcGAGGAAGATCCACAGCCTGCTGATGCCAGCCAGAAGAAGAAGAGCTTTTCGACGTTTGGTAAAGACTGCCAGAGCGAGGAGGAGTCAGGGGACACCTGTACCGCCTCTCTCCTCTCCGAGATGAGCAGCGTCTTCCAGCGCCTGCTGCCTCCCTCGCTAGATGCCTACACGGAGTGCAGTGAGGTGGATCGCTCCAACTCGTTGGAGCGCAGGAAGGGACATTTGCCAGCCAAGACTGTAAATTATCCACAGGGGGTGGCAGCCTGGGCAGCCAGCACGCATTTCCAAAATCCTGCCAGCAACGGGCCCGCTCTGGGGACTCACTCGAGCGCACAGCCTTCCTCTAAATGGCTGCCAGCCATGGAGGAGATCCCAGAGAATTACGAAGAAGATGATTTTGACAATGTGCTCAACCACCTCAGTGATGGTAAACACGAACTCATGGATGCCAGTGAGCTGGTGGCAGAAATTAACAAGCTGCTGCAAGATGTCCGGCAGAACTAA